A window from Lampris incognitus isolate fLamInc1 chromosome 5, fLamInc1.hap2, whole genome shotgun sequence encodes these proteins:
- the LOC130113476 gene encoding uncharacterized protein LOC130113476 isoform X2: MESGGRDITAVTAPKLLHQVKLFEESGLITNDADINLSQRLSAVNAETLQDGYKIHKSCYDRYNNSHFNCAKDRKRKRELDLADHQTIGANTRAKAGPSLAFGAELCFYCEEPAIENPRKKDKSEPLLAAAGKEKSAKHVKDFTDNLEMMAKVLNDGKILRLLETDVRSRELFYHRKCHSRYRNRYSSASCRIKQERTSSQNSPDMIQ; this comes from the exons atg gaatctggtggaagggacataactgctgtcacagctcctaagctgcttcaccaagtaaaactgtttgaggaatccggactgatcaccaatgatgcggatatcaatctttcacagagactgtcagctgtcaatgcagaaactttacaggatggatataaaatccacaagagttgctatgatcgctataataacagccatttcaattgtgcgaaggatcgtaaacggaaaagagaactggaccttgcagatcaccagactattggggcaaacacacgagcaaaggctgggcctagtcttgcgtttggagccgaactttgcttctattgtgaagagccagccattgagaaccctcggaagaaggacaaatcagaaccattgttagctgctgcgggaaaagaaaagtcagcaaaacatgtgaaggatttcacagacaatctagagatgatggccaaagtcctgaatgatggcaaaatactcagattacttgaaactgatgttagatcacgggagttattctatcacaggaagtgccactcaagataccgtaacag atacagttcagcgagctgcaggataaagcaagaaagaacttcatcacagaactccccagacatgatccagtaa
- the LOC130113476 gene encoding uncharacterized protein LOC130113476 isoform X1 yields MELGNKTLCIVCKESGGRDITAVTAPKLLHQVKLFEESGLITNDADINLSQRLSAVNAETLQDGYKIHKSCYDRYNNSHFNCAKDRKRKRELDLADHQTIGANTRAKAGPSLAFGAELCFYCEEPAIENPRKKDKSEPLLAAAGKEKSAKHVKDFTDNLEMMAKVLNDGKILRLLETDVRSRELFYHRKCHSRYRNRYSSASCRIKQERTSSQNSPDMIQ; encoded by the exons atggaactagggaacaagaccctgtgcattgtctgcaag gaatctggtggaagggacataactgctgtcacagctcctaagctgcttcaccaagtaaaactgtttgaggaatccggactgatcaccaatgatgcggatatcaatctttcacagagactgtcagctgtcaatgcagaaactttacaggatggatataaaatccacaagagttgctatgatcgctataataacagccatttcaattgtgcgaaggatcgtaaacggaaaagagaactggaccttgcagatcaccagactattggggcaaacacacgagcaaaggctgggcctagtcttgcgtttggagccgaactttgcttctattgtgaagagccagccattgagaaccctcggaagaaggacaaatcagaaccattgttagctgctgcgggaaaagaaaagtcagcaaaacatgtgaaggatttcacagacaatctagagatgatggccaaagtcctgaatgatggcaaaatactcagattacttgaaactgatgttagatcacgggagttattctatcacaggaagtgccactcaagataccgtaacag atacagttcagcgagctgcaggataaagcaagaaagaacttcatcacagaactccccagacatgatccagtaa